A single window of Nicotiana tomentosiformis chromosome 1, ASM39032v3, whole genome shotgun sequence DNA harbors:
- the LOC104105080 gene encoding branched-chain amino acid aminotransferase 2, chloroplastic-like isoform X1, producing MLFTVRKGSDYFLQYKYHQNASIKKRKKQLHGRACGLGQMQLPCSNITSELADIDWDNLGFGFTPTDCMYVMKCSEGENFSKGELHCFSNIEELLEGLKVYRKYDGNILLLLPEENAMHLKMSVERTCMPSPSAEQFVEAVKATVLSQERWPVSRCVCCYTYATDSVNDNGRTGYFAKTIWRNQQLILSLLNFL from the exons ATGCTATTTACAGTGCGAAAGGGAAGTGATTACTTCCTCCAATACAAGTACCATCAGAATGCAtcaattaaaaagagaaaaaaacaaCTTCATGGTAGAGCTTGCGGACTTGGTCAAATGCAGCTTCCCTGTAG CAACATAACATCTGAATTAGCCGACATTGATTGGGACAACCTTGGCTTTGGCTTTACGCCTACTGATTGTATGTATGTCATGAAATGTTCTGAAGGTGAAAACTTTTCTAAGGGTGAATTACATTGTTTCAGTAACATTGAG GAATTGCTTGAAGGTTTAAAGGTATATCGAAAATATGACGGAAATATATTGTTGTTACTACCTGAGGAAAATGCAATGCACTTGAAGATGAGTGTTGAACGCACGTGTATGCCTTCACCGTCTGCTGAACAGTTTGTGGAAGCAGTAAAAGCCACTGTTTTATCACAAGAAAGATGG CCGGTATCAAGATGTGTCTGCTGCTATACATATGCCACTGACTCAGTGAATGACAACGGCCGCACAGGTTATTTTGCTAAGACTATTTGGAG GAACCAGCAGTTAATCCTTTCCTTGCTGAATTTTCTTTAG
- the LOC104105080 gene encoding branched-chain amino acid aminotransferase 2, chloroplastic-like isoform X2, with protein sequence MLFTVRKGSDYFLQYKYHQNASIKKRKKQLHGRACGLGQMQLPCSNITSELADIDWDNLGFGFTPTDCMYVMKCSEGENFSKGELHCFSNIEELLEGLKVYRKYDGNILLLLPEENAMHLKMSVERTCMPSPSAEQFVEAVKATVLSQERWPVSRCVCCYTYATDSVNDNGRTGYFAKTIWRIHSAP encoded by the exons ATGCTATTTACAGTGCGAAAGGGAAGTGATTACTTCCTCCAATACAAGTACCATCAGAATGCAtcaattaaaaagagaaaaaaacaaCTTCATGGTAGAGCTTGCGGACTTGGTCAAATGCAGCTTCCCTGTAG CAACATAACATCTGAATTAGCCGACATTGATTGGGACAACCTTGGCTTTGGCTTTACGCCTACTGATTGTATGTATGTCATGAAATGTTCTGAAGGTGAAAACTTTTCTAAGGGTGAATTACATTGTTTCAGTAACATTGAG GAATTGCTTGAAGGTTTAAAGGTATATCGAAAATATGACGGAAATATATTGTTGTTACTACCTGAGGAAAATGCAATGCACTTGAAGATGAGTGTTGAACGCACGTGTATGCCTTCACCGTCTGCTGAACAGTTTGTGGAAGCAGTAAAAGCCACTGTTTTATCACAAGAAAGATGG CCGGTATCAAGATGTGTCTGCTGCTATACATATGCCACTGACTCAGTGAATGACAACGGCCGCACAGGTTATTTTGCTAAGACTATTTGGAG AATCCACTCTGCGCCATGA